The following proteins are encoded in a genomic region of Arcobacter suis CECT 7833:
- the lon gene encoding endopeptidase La — MELENYDEFPQTIPLIIEDDIFLYPFMIAPLFLSNEENIKAVEYAIEHNKLVIVTVSKHGKEGKREVDSFYNVGVVGNIMRKVSLPDGKIKVLFQGLVKGHISEFTKEDSLFAKVDILKSEESNEESIKSVIEVLIENVKKLSRLNIKFPADLVKTIEENDDATRIADLISSVLKVKKDEAYKLFAQTNIEQRLFDIIEVIKKEIESFKIQKEITQKVNSKIEKTHKDYFLKEQIKAIQKELGSDTQKDEEVKSYKKRLKAKKDFMPKEGYKETKKQIEKLGRMNPDSPDASLLQTYVEQVLDIPFGEYADEKISVKNVEEQLNKDHYSLTKPKERISEYFAVKQLLEQRNIEDLKSKGTVLCFVGPPGVGKTSLANSIAKALQRPLIRVALGGMEDVNELRGHRRTYVGAMPGRLVKGLIDAKKMNPVMVLDEIDKLGANHRGDPTAVMLEILDPEQNHEFRDLYLNFPIDLSQVIFVSTANDVRKIPAPLRDRMEFIEISSYTPNEKYHIAKDYLIPQELAKHGLKKSEINLNKATIELIIEKYTREAGVRNLRRVFSKLFRKVVKQILNDETLEKVTIGTKDLKAYLDNPIFEIDPADKKNSIGIANGLAWTSVGGDVLKSEAIKLKGKGSLSVTGNLGEVMKESSRISYSVVKVLIDNGTLKIDDKIIPKTPQEETDKVKVDPSEVYKRFDIHLHIPEGATPKDGPSAGITMALTMASVLSERPIKSDIAMTGELTLSGKVLPIGGLKEKLIAAYKAKMKKALIPRKNFERDLDEIPQEVKDAMEIKAVDVIEDVLKEALV; from the coding sequence GCAATGAAGAAAATATTAAAGCAGTTGAATATGCAATAGAACATAACAAACTTGTAATTGTTACTGTTTCAAAACATGGGAAAGAAGGAAAAAGAGAAGTAGATTCTTTTTATAATGTTGGAGTTGTTGGAAATATTATGAGAAAAGTATCTTTGCCTGATGGTAAGATAAAAGTTCTTTTTCAAGGTTTAGTAAAAGGTCATATCTCAGAATTTACAAAAGAAGATTCATTATTTGCAAAAGTTGATATTTTAAAAAGTGAAGAATCAAATGAAGAGAGTATTAAATCAGTTATTGAAGTATTGATTGAAAATGTAAAAAAACTATCAAGATTAAATATCAAATTTCCAGCTGATTTAGTAAAAACAATAGAAGAAAACGATGATGCAACAAGAATTGCAGATTTAATTTCATCTGTTTTAAAAGTAAAAAAAGATGAAGCTTATAAATTATTTGCTCAAACAAATATTGAACAAAGATTATTTGATATTATTGAAGTTATAAAAAAAGAGATTGAATCTTTTAAAATTCAAAAAGAGATTACTCAAAAAGTAAACTCTAAAATTGAAAAAACTCATAAAGATTATTTCCTAAAAGAACAAATTAAAGCTATTCAAAAAGAACTTGGAAGTGATACTCAAAAAGATGAAGAAGTTAAATCTTATAAAAAAAGATTAAAAGCAAAAAAAGACTTTATGCCAAAAGAAGGTTATAAAGAAACTAAAAAACAAATAGAGAAATTAGGTCGAATGAATCCTGATTCTCCTGATGCTTCACTTTTACAAACTTATGTAGAACAAGTTTTAGATATTCCTTTTGGTGAATATGCAGATGAAAAAATATCTGTAAAAAATGTTGAAGAACAATTAAACAAAGACCATTATTCTTTAACTAAACCAAAAGAGAGAATTTCTGAATATTTTGCTGTTAAACAACTGCTTGAACAAAGAAATATTGAAGATTTAAAATCAAAAGGTACAGTTTTATGTTTTGTAGGACCTCCCGGTGTTGGTAAAACTTCACTTGCAAATTCTATTGCAAAAGCATTACAAAGACCACTAATCAGAGTTGCGCTTGGTGGAATGGAAGATGTAAATGAACTAAGAGGTCATAGAAGAACTTATGTTGGTGCAATGCCAGGACGTCTTGTAAAAGGTCTTATTGACGCAAAAAAAATGAATCCAGTAATGGTTTTAGATGAGATTGATAAACTAGGAGCTAATCACAGAGGTGATCCAACTGCTGTTATGTTAGAGATTTTAGACCCAGAACAAAATCATGAATTTAGAGATTTATATTTAAATTTCCCAATAGATTTATCTCAAGTTATTTTTGTATCAACTGCAAATGATGTTAGAAAAATTCCAGCACCATTAAGAGATAGAATGGAGTTTATTGAAATTTCTTCTTATACTCCAAATGAAAAATATCATATTGCAAAAGATTATTTAATTCCTCAAGAATTGGCTAAACATGGACTTAAAAAATCTGAGATTAATTTAAATAAAGCGACGATTGAACTAATAATTGAAAAATATACAAGAGAAGCTGGAGTAAGAAATTTACGAAGAGTATTCTCAAAACTATTTAGAAAAGTTGTAAAACAGATTTTAAATGATGAAACATTAGAAAAAGTAACTATTGGAACAAAAGATTTAAAAGCATATTTAGATAATCCAATTTTTGAAATTGACCCAGCTGATAAGAAAAATTCAATTGGAATTGCAAATGGACTTGCTTGGACTTCTGTTGGTGGAGATGTACTTAAATCTGAAGCTATTAAGTTAAAAGGAAAAGGTAGTTTATCTGTAACTGGAAACTTAGGTGAAGTGATGAAAGAGTCTTCAAGAATTTCATATTCAGTTGTAAAAGTTCTTATTGATAATGGAACTTTAAAAATTGATGATAAAATCATTCCAAAAACTCCACAAGAAGAGACAGATAAAGTAAAAGTTGATCCTAGTGAAGTTTATAAAAGATTTGATATTCACTTACATATTCCAGAAGGTGCAACTCCAAAAGATGGACCAAGTGCTGGAATTACAATGGCTTTAACAATGGCTTCTGTTTTATCTGAACGACCTATTAAATCTGATATTGCAATGACAGGTGAACTTACACTTTCAGGAAAAGTTTTACCTATTGGTGGACTAAAAGAGAAATTAATCGCAGCATATAAAGCAAAAATGAAAAAAGCTTTAATTCCTAGAAAAAATTTCGAGAGAGATTTAGATGAAATTCCTCAAGAAGTAAAAGATGCAATGGAAATAAAAGCTGTTGATGTAATAGAAGATGTTTTAAAAGAAGCATTAGTTTAA
- a CDS encoding rhomboid family intramembrane serine protease has translation MLKSFSKKDFTATNILIIITILMYVIQINIPKGGLLFGLNLYFLVYDFWWQPLSSMFAHGGIAHLGMNMFVLWQFGNLIERFKGAKELVALYLISGLLTSLLSFAYIFYLDNQVNLVGASGAICALLGYVAYYDKAQRSGIITWVLLISVAPLIIGLPIAWYAHFIGLAVGFLYAIIRR, from the coding sequence ATGTTAAAAAGCTTTAGTAAAAAAGATTTTACAGCCACAAATATTCTGATAATCATCACAATTTTAATGTATGTTATTCAAATAAATATTCCCAAAGGTGGTTTATTATTTGGATTAAATCTATATTTTCTAGTATATGATTTTTGGTGGCAACCACTAAGTTCAATGTTTGCTCATGGTGGAATTGCCCATCTTGGAATGAATATGTTTGTTCTTTGGCAATTTGGAAATTTAATAGAGAGATTTAAAGGTGCAAAAGAGTTAGTAGCTTTATATTTAATAAGCGGATTATTAACTTCTCTTTTATCATTTGCTTATATTTTTTATTTAGACAATCAAGTAAATTTAGTTGGAGCATCAGGAGCAATTTGTGCCTTACTTGGATATGTGGCCTATTATGATAAAGCGCAAAGAAGCGGAATAATAACTTGGGTGTTATTAATCTCTGTTGCTCCACTTATAATTGGACTTCCAATAGCTTGGTATGCTCATTTTATTGGTTTAGCAGTTGGATTTTTATATGCAATTATTAGAAGATAA
- a CDS encoding CPXCG motif-containing cysteine-rich protein, which yields MQEIHIQCPYCLQAISILLDCGAYGHETVVDDCEVCCRPIEISYIVENGEIKTYSYNSIEGNEF from the coding sequence ATGCAAGAAATACATATTCAATGCCCATATTGTTTACAAGCTATTTCAATTCTTTTAGATTGTGGTGCTTATGGACACGAAACTGTAGTAGATGATTGTGAAGTGTGTTGTCGACCAATTGAAATCTCTTATATCGTTGAAAATGGTGAAATAAAAACTTATTCTTATAATAGTATTGAAGGAAATGAATTTTAA
- a CDS encoding low molecular weight protein-tyrosine-phosphatase: protein MEVKSILFVCLGNICRSPLAEGIAKNYIKEKNLNLVIESAGTGHWHIGEKPCDNSIKVALLNGVDISKQKAQQVKKSDFKNFDLIVGLDDSNISNLKNLGCKNPIKLGDFGFNGECVPDPYFFDGFEGFDKVFEMIDVCVRNLIDEKVKSA, encoded by the coding sequence ATGGAAGTAAAATCAATCTTATTTGTGTGTCTTGGAAATATTTGTCGTTCACCACTTGCTGAGGGAATTGCAAAAAATTATATAAAAGAAAAAAATTTAAATTTAGTGATTGAAAGTGCAGGAACTGGACATTGGCATATTGGTGAAAAACCTTGTGATAATTCGATAAAAGTTGCACTTTTAAATGGTGTTGATATTTCAAAGCAAAAAGCTCAACAAGTAAAAAAGTCTGACTTTAAAAACTTTGATTTGATAGTTGGTCTTGATGATAGCAATATTTCAAATTTAAAAAACTTAGGTTGTAAAAATCCTATAAAACTTGGTGATTTTGGTTTTAATGGAGAGTGTGTTCCTGACCCATATTTTTTTGATGGATTTGAAGGTTTTGATAAAGTTTTTGAGATGATTGATGTTTGTGTTAGAAATCTAATTGATGAAAAAGTAAAGAGCGCTTAG
- a CDS encoding methyltransferase — MATNLQSIKPDRPNIITSPIEGIKFYRKMDTQSVVAQMIAGKYVFVEEYYSNGLQVLAELKKNLSEKFNDKSFQGQRDYRSAFRKASHRLLIKVKDNKLDVKKAPNIGWLESLYPEVTEFYISFPEVQGMNSSWQWHEKGIEIKTLNLTIHPYYGTYFPTRFDHLKLFDKWLKKYDGPKDNAIDIGVGSGILTYQLIQNGFENVYATDTNKNAIIGVYKEGRRLDFQKKITLNHCDLFGDFDRKVDVIVFNPPWLLAKHNLEEGIDKAMYYEKDLFPRFFEEAKKYLKEDGKLVLIFSNLAQEVDNQSIHPIIEELQKNNRFRKDLHLRREVRASSRRTQRTDSRETEKVELWVLAHKKVK; from the coding sequence ATGGCTACAAATTTACAATCTATCAAACCAGATAGACCTAATATTATAACTTCGCCAATCGAAGGTATAAAATTTTATAGAAAAATGGATACTCAATCAGTTGTTGCGCAAATGATTGCAGGAAAATATGTTTTTGTTGAAGAATATTACAGTAATGGTTTACAAGTTCTTGCTGAGCTAAAAAAGAATCTTTCAGAAAAATTCAATGACAAAAGTTTTCAAGGACAAAGAGATTATCGCTCAGCCTTTAGAAAAGCTTCACACAGATTACTAATCAAAGTAAAAGATAATAAACTTGATGTTAAAAAAGCTCCGAATATTGGTTGGTTAGAATCACTTTATCCAGAAGTAACAGAATTTTATATATCTTTTCCAGAAGTTCAAGGAATGAATAGTTCATGGCAATGGCATGAAAAAGGGATTGAGATTAAAACTTTGAATTTAACGATTCATCCTTATTATGGAACATATTTCCCAACAAGATTTGATCATTTAAAACTGTTTGATAAGTGGTTAAAAAAATATGATGGACCTAAAGATAATGCCATTGATATTGGTGTGGGAAGTGGTATTTTAACATATCAATTAATTCAAAATGGGTTTGAAAATGTTTATGCAACAGATACAAATAAGAATGCGATTATTGGTGTTTATAAAGAGGGTAGAAGATTAGATTTTCAAAAGAAAATAACTCTAAATCATTGTGATTTATTTGGAGATTTTGATAGAAAAGTAGATGTAATTGTATTTAATCCTCCTTGGTTATTGGCAAAACATAATTTAGAAGAGGGAATTGATAAAGCTATGTATTATGAAAAAGACCTATTTCCAAGGTTTTTTGAAGAAGCAAAAAAATATCTAAAAGAAGATGGAAAATTAGTTTTAATATTCTCAAATCTTGCTCAAGAAGTTGATAATCAAAGCATTCATCCAATAATTGAAGAACTACAAAAAAACAATAGATTTAGAAAAGATTTACACTTAAGACGTGAAGTAAGAGCTTCATCAAGAAGAACACAAAGAACAGATTCAAGAGAGACTGAAAAAGTCGAATTATGGGTTTTAGCTCACAAAAAAGTGAAATAA
- a CDS encoding protein adenylyltransferase SelO, giving the protein MKLNELKLEVDYFEFDEKYYHKVNPTPLKNPKLVSFNPLACNLINLDYEECQTLDFVDFINGSKILEGSTPYAMAYAGHQFGYFVPQLGDGRAINLGAVNNWHLQTKGSGLTRYSRQGDGRAVLRSSIREYLMSEAMFGLGIPTTRALGIIDSDSFAHRDWEQESCSIVLRMSPSWIRVGTFEFFARSRDKETISQLADYVIKQSYPHLENQENKYEKMFYSLVDKTAELIALWQVYGFQHGVMNTDNFSVAGLTIDYGPYVFMDYFEKNAICNHTDAEGRYSYNNQPYVARWNLFALINALKLICDESKIESYMKAFLPQHEKVYLDLMNKRLGLDALKSGNSNLHLILELLGSLENAKMDYNVFFYRLTHLKSFEDLSSILDIAVFQEPLKIWFESYKKVCFEQKTTFESRFEVMKKVNPKYILKNYILQEAIEKAHEGDYTLVNDLLEIAQNPYDEHPAFERYALPTPMKHANIKLSCSS; this is encoded by the coding sequence ATGAAATTAAACGAATTAAAACTTGAAGTTGATTATTTTGAGTTTGATGAAAAGTACTATCACAAAGTAAATCCTACACCTCTTAAAAATCCTAAACTTGTATCATTTAACCCACTTGCCTGTAACTTGATTAACCTTGATTATGAAGAGTGCCAAACTTTAGATTTTGTAGATTTTATAAATGGTAGTAAGATTTTAGAAGGTTCAACTCCTTATGCTATGGCTTATGCTGGGCATCAATTTGGTTATTTTGTTCCACAGCTTGGTGATGGAAGAGCTATAAATTTGGGTGCGGTTAATAACTGGCATTTACAAACAAAAGGTTCAGGACTTACACGATATTCACGACAAGGTGATGGAAGAGCGGTTTTGCGTTCATCTATACGAGAATATCTTATGAGTGAAGCGATGTTTGGTCTTGGAATTCCTACAACTAGGGCTTTGGGAATTATCGATTCTGATTCTTTTGCTCATAGGGATTGGGAACAAGAATCATGTTCGATAGTTTTACGAATGTCACCATCTTGGATTAGAGTTGGAACATTTGAATTTTTTGCACGAAGTAGGGATAAAGAGACAATATCTCAACTAGCTGATTATGTGATAAAACAGTCATATCCACATTTGGAAAATCAAGAGAACAAATATGAAAAAATGTTTTATTCTTTAGTAGATAAAACAGCTGAACTAATAGCTTTATGGCAAGTTTATGGATTTCAACATGGAGTTATGAATACTGATAATTTCTCAGTTGCTGGTCTTACTATTGATTATGGTCCTTATGTTTTTATGGATTATTTTGAAAAAAATGCTATTTGTAATCACACAGACGCAGAGGGAAGATACTCTTATAATAACCAACCTTATGTTGCTAGATGGAATTTGTTTGCATTAATAAATGCTTTAAAATTGATTTGTGATGAGAGTAAAATAGAGTCTTACATGAAAGCATTTTTACCACAACATGAAAAAGTATATTTAGATTTAATGAACAAAAGATTAGGTTTAGATGCTTTAAAAAGTGGGAACTCAAATCTTCATTTGATTTTAGAGTTACTTGGAAGTTTAGAAAATGCAAAAATGGATTACAATGTTTTCTTTTATAGACTTACCCATCTCAAATCTTTTGAAGATTTAAGTTCTATCCTTGATATTGCAGTTTTTCAAGAGCCACTCAAAATATGGTTTGAATCTTATAAAAAAGTATGCTTTGAGCAAAAAACAACTTTTGAATCAAGATTTGAAGTTATGAAAAAAGTGAATCCAAAATATATTTTAAAAAACTATATTCTTCAAGAAGCTATTGAAAAAGCCCATGAGGGAGATTATACTTTGGTAAATGATTTATTAGAAATTGCTCAAAATCCCTATGATGAGCATCCTGCTTTTGAAAGATATGCTTTACCAACACCTATGAAACATGCAAATATAAAACTATCTTGTTCTTCTTAA
- a CDS encoding TetR/AcrR family transcriptional regulator yields the protein MAPRVDKEQRRKEIAMACVDLIYDIGIKNLTVAQVAQVAGIGKGTIYEYFENKDDIVFEIMNIHVEENHKQFLETIKTIKTTKEKIFLCFKFVLDDSEENLRHFNGYKEYVSIVLSDENDVMCEFNGSCKVFFDLQLRKIIQEGIDNNELIPEAMNLAEGLLVFEKGLALLKMSQKNFDAKYVGESFLNNLWELIKVK from the coding sequence ATGGCACCAAGAGTTGATAAAGAACAAAGAAGAAAAGAGATTGCAATGGCATGTGTTGATTTAATATATGATATTGGAATAAAAAATTTAACAGTTGCACAAGTTGCACAAGTTGCTGGTATTGGCAAAGGAACTATTTACGAATATTTTGAAAATAAAGATGATATTGTTTTTGAAATAATGAATATTCACGTAGAAGAAAATCACAAACAATTTTTAGAAACAATCAAAACAATCAAAACTACTAAAGAGAAGATATTTTTATGTTTCAAGTTTGTATTAGATGATAGTGAGGAAAACTTAAGACATTTTAATGGATATAAAGAATATGTATCTATTGTTTTATCAGATGAAAATGATGTAATGTGTGAATTTAATGGAAGTTGTAAAGTATTTTTTGATTTACAATTACGAAAAATTATTCAAGAGGGAATTGATAATAATGAATTAATTCCAGAAGCTATGAACTTAGCTGAGGGATTATTAGTTTTTGAAAAAGGATTAGCACTTTTAAAAATGAGTCAGAAAAATTTTGATGCAAAATATGTAGGTGAATCCTTTTTAAATAATCTATGGGAGTTAATAAAAGTAAAATGA
- a CDS encoding DUF2798 domain-containing protein → MALFMSFIMSFIITFINLGFVDSFISSWLRAWGIAFACAFPIIVVVAPIVHKIVHKLMAKI, encoded by the coding sequence ATGGCGTTGTTTATGAGTTTTATTATGAGCTTCATAATTACATTTATAAATTTAGGTTTTGTTGATAGTTTTATCTCTAGTTGGTTAAGAGCATGGGGAATCGCATTTGCGTGTGCATTTCCAATAATAGTTGTTGTTGCACCAATAGTTCATAAAATTGTTCACAAATTAATGGCAAAAATATAA
- a CDS encoding efflux RND transporter periplasmic adaptor subunit: MIKRISLVLVSSFLMFSNLNAAEVSQTALVETQALKKQEVNDLQEFVGTVNFDKKSKIASETSGVVKKISFEVGQKVKKDEVLIQIDSDILDAQIKASQSAVNMYEVQLKNTKKNYDRFSALIEKKSISQKVFDDSKVEYDVASENLISAKAKLNELSIQKSKKIIKAPYSGVIVEKNININEWLDTGSQIATIVNTQELEVIFNLPISFIGGLKNGDEYDINISDEIIKAKLYAAIPSGDKLTRTFPVRFKADAKDKFIFDGASAKINFAKESKSVALVINRDAVIKRFNMDVVFTVVNDKAVMIPVKVITYFGLNAAIMADGLVEGMPIVTKGNERVFPDMQVQVLNNSQSK; the protein is encoded by the coding sequence ATGATAAAAAGAATTAGTTTAGTTTTAGTATCTAGCTTTTTAATGTTTTCAAATTTAAATGCAGCGGAAGTTTCTCAAACTGCATTAGTTGAAACTCAAGCATTAAAAAAACAAGAAGTAAATGATTTACAAGAGTTTGTGGGAACAGTAAATTTTGATAAAAAATCAAAGATTGCCAGTGAAACTTCAGGAGTAGTAAAAAAAATTAGTTTTGAAGTTGGGCAAAAAGTAAAAAAAGATGAAGTTTTAATACAAATTGATTCAGATATTTTAGATGCACAAATAAAAGCTTCTCAATCGGCTGTAAATATGTATGAAGTTCAGTTAAAAAATACAAAAAAGAATTATGATAGATTTAGCGCTTTAATTGAAAAAAAATCTATTTCACAAAAAGTTTTTGATGATTCAAAAGTTGAATATGATGTAGCAAGTGAAAATTTAATTTCTGCAAAAGCAAAATTAAATGAATTAAGTATTCAAAAATCTAAAAAAATTATAAAAGCTCCATATTCAGGTGTGATTGTTGAAAAAAATATAAATATAAACGAATGGTTAGATACAGGTTCTCAAATAGCAACTATTGTAAATACTCAAGAATTAGAAGTTATTTTTAATCTTCCAATATCTTTTATTGGTGGATTAAAAAATGGCGATGAATATGATATTAATATTTCAGATGAAATCATAAAAGCAAAACTTTATGCAGCAATTCCAAGTGGAGATAAACTCACAAGAACTTTTCCAGTTAGATTTAAAGCAGATGCAAAAGACAAATTTATTTTTGATGGAGCAAGTGCAAAAATTAACTTTGCTAAAGAGTCAAAAAGTGTTGCCCTTGTGATAAATAGAGATGCCGTTATAAAAAGATTTAATATGGATGTTGTTTTTACTGTTGTAAATGATAAAGCTGTGATGATTCCTGTAAAAGTAATTACATATTTTGGATTAAATGCTGCAATTATGGCAGATGGTTTAGTTGAAGGAATGCCAATTGTTACAAAAGGAAATGAAAGAGTTTTCCCAGATATGCAAGTTCAAGTTTTAAATAATAGTCAAAGTAAATAG